A window from gamma proteobacterium SS-5 encodes these proteins:
- a CDS encoding AMP-binding protein codes for MKIGDLPFDPQSGQIEPRGQAVGPGLGPGESIVACFARRVASHPHRLAVRDETADLSYAELDREARRIGRFIQARGLARESCIGLMFERNRYFVAAALGVLQAGCAYVPIDPMLPLARRAQLLDRAAAPLLVSQASLIRDLHRLQWQCPALRQILCLDSNDMDSLIEAPGAMMSTELWDHLAGEGADDIAAGGWKSAFTGLPLPAQAMHAFGANARRLAASVLGENARVLEIGCASGFTMRHLAPLAASYLATDISRRNIERVAHYAQAHGLTQVSVRQLAARDIDLFQPGSFDLIVLNSVIENFPGFAYLRQVLDKALKLLAPGGAILAGSVWDLERRSAYLADLAAFARDHAGAGYQTRLDFPEDLFVPQAFFADWAAEQDAPPALSFSAVAAEGFEPARYAYDLLIRPGIQGPTRQAQRQRYDARALDRLDTAPLPTEVAADNLAYVIFTSGTSGQPKGVMIEHRSVVNLAEHVAETLFSLYPAVAEGLNVSAIASFAFDGCVKQIFATLLNGHSLHIPGEETRRDPARLHAFIQERRLDLCDTTPSLFALLLDFWSESGARTSARTFILGGEAVQSELPRRFYALEGHGDARLVNAYGPTETCVAACQHIMTSGNWSAIQPPPIGLPLRGVSIQVCDGNGLPLPQGVPGEIRIGGAGVGRGYLADAELSARSFVTDGQGRIWYRSGDLGRWLSGGLLHFLGREDRQVKIRGNRIELAEVEDAIAAHPLIRQVRVLACDPHHDGNLLLAAYLVPRAGFDLAACKTDLDARLPTYLVPSWLIPLEEIPLTANGKVDEARLPAPETASRPTQTRPAETQTQARLLRIWSEVLDFPVEDIDADFFVLGGHSVLAVRLLAAVERAFGIHLPLADLFAHSSVARLASRIDDSARGSDWHPVVAIHATGGLTPMVCFHPVGGNVLCYQGLAQALGPERPLYMVQSYGLEAHQPLLASVEEMAAAYLRALREVLPGGPLIFAGWSFGGLLAYEAAYQWQRSGQQTSDVLLFDAVAVADPVRDLLRQDEAEYLAILFEELDLVKAEELRPLSPTERLDLILERGQGTDFLPEGMDRAGMRRLLTLFQNNGLAAVRYQPRGLEGRLLLVRPRLSSRQAPGVPGDDYSGWQGLASGGVCLRWMDGSHGQMMEQPYVQQLAGLINEHLRELR; via the coding sequence ATGAAGATCGGTGATTTGCCGTTTGACCCCCAGTCGGGCCAGATCGAGCCCAGGGGCCAGGCAGTCGGGCCGGGTCTGGGGCCTGGCGAGAGCATTGTCGCCTGCTTTGCGCGCAGGGTGGCAAGCCATCCGCACAGGCTTGCGGTGCGGGACGAAACGGCCGACCTGAGCTATGCCGAACTCGACCGGGAGGCACGGCGTATCGGCCGTTTCATTCAGGCCAGGGGGCTGGCCAGGGAGAGCTGCATCGGCCTGATGTTCGAGCGTAACCGGTATTTTGTCGCCGCGGCCCTGGGCGTGTTGCAGGCGGGCTGCGCCTATGTCCCGATCGACCCCATGCTGCCGCTGGCACGCCGGGCACAGCTGCTCGATCGGGCGGCGGCCCCCTTGCTGGTGTCCCAGGCCAGCCTGATTCGGGATCTGCACCGGCTCCAGTGGCAATGCCCGGCGTTGCGCCAGATCCTCTGCCTTGATAGTAACGACATGGACAGCCTGATCGAGGCGCCGGGGGCGATGATGTCCACCGAGTTGTGGGATCATCTGGCCGGCGAGGGGGCCGATGATATCGCCGCCGGTGGCTGGAAGAGCGCCTTCACCGGCTTGCCGCTGCCCGCGCAGGCGATGCACGCCTTTGGGGCCAATGCCCGGCGTCTGGCCGCATCGGTGCTGGGGGAGAATGCGCGGGTGCTGGAGATCGGATGCGCCTCGGGGTTCACCATGCGCCATCTGGCACCCCTGGCGGCGTCCTACCTGGCGACGGATATCTCCCGGCGCAATATCGAGCGGGTGGCGCACTATGCCCAGGCCCATGGCCTGACCCAGGTCTCGGTGCGCCAGCTTGCCGCCAGGGACATAGATCTGTTCCAGCCAGGCAGTTTCGATCTGATCGTGCTCAACAGCGTGATCGAGAATTTCCCCGGCTTTGCCTATCTGCGCCAGGTGCTGGATAAGGCGCTCAAGCTGTTGGCCCCAGGCGGGGCCATCCTGGCCGGCAGCGTCTGGGATCTGGAGCGGCGCTCTGCCTATCTGGCAGACCTGGCGGCATTCGCCCGCGACCATGCCGGGGCAGGCTATCAGACCCGGCTCGACTTCCCCGAGGATCTGTTCGTGCCGCAGGCCTTTTTTGCGGACTGGGCGGCGGAGCAGGATGCGCCCCCGGCGTTGAGCTTCAGCGCCGTCGCCGCCGAGGGCTTCGAGCCGGCCCGCTATGCCTATGACCTGCTGATCCGGCCCGGCATCCAGGGACCGACCCGACAGGCGCAGCGCCAGCGCTACGATGCCCGCGCCCTGGACCGGTTGGATACCGCCCCCCTGCCGACCGAGGTGGCCGCCGACAATCTGGCCTATGTGATCTTCACCAGCGGTACCTCCGGCCAGCCCAAGGGGGTGATGATCGAGCACCGCTCGGTGGTCAATCTTGCCGAGCATGTGGCCGAGACCCTGTTCAGCCTGTATCCGGCGGTGGCCGAGGGCCTGAATGTATCTGCCATTGCCTCTTTTGCCTTCGATGGTTGTGTCAAGCAAATCTTCGCCACCCTGCTCAATGGCCATAGCCTGCACATACCGGGTGAAGAGACCCGGCGCGATCCTGCCCGGCTGCACGCCTTTATCCAGGAGCGCAGGCTCGATCTGTGTGACACCACGCCGAGCCTGTTCGCCCTGCTGCTCGACTTCTGGAGCGAGAGCGGGGCGCGGACCTCGGCGCGGACCTTTATCCTCGGCGGCGAGGCCGTGCAGAGCGAGTTGCCGCGCCGCTTCTACGCCCTGGAGGGGCATGGCGATGCCCGCCTGGTCAACGCCTATGGCCCCACCGAGACCTGTGTCGCCGCCTGCCAGCACATCATGACCTCAGGCAACTGGTCGGCAATCCAGCCACCCCCCATTGGCCTGCCCCTGCGCGGCGTCAGTATTCAGGTCTGTGATGGCAACGGCCTGCCCCTGCCCCAGGGCGTGCCCGGCGAGATCCGCATCGGCGGTGCCGGGGTAGGGCGCGGCTACCTGGCCGATGCCGAGCTGAGCGCGCGCAGCTTCGTTACCGATGGGCAGGGTCGAATCTGGTATCGCAGCGGCGATCTGGGCCGATGGCTGAGCGGCGGGCTGCTGCATTTTCTCGGCCGCGAGGATCGGCAGGTGAAGATTCGCGGTAATCGCATCGAGCTTGCCGAGGTGGAGGACGCAATCGCCGCCCACCCCCTGATCCGCCAGGTGAGGGTGCTCGCCTGCGACCCCCATCACGACGGCAATCTGCTACTGGCGGCCTACCTGGTGCCCCGCGCCGGGTTCGACCTGGCCGCCTGCAAGACCGACCTGGATGCCCGCCTGCCGACCTATCTGGTGCCGTCCTGGCTGATCCCGCTGGAGGAGATCCCCCTCACCGCCAACGGCAAGGTGGATGAGGCGCGGCTGCCTGCCCCGGAAACCGCCAGCCGACCGACCCAGACGCGCCCTGCGGAAACCCAAACCCAAGCCCGACTGCTCAGGATCTGGTCCGAGGTGCTGGATTTCCCGGTGGAGGATATAGATGCCGATTTCTTTGTGCTGGGCGGCCACAGCGTACTGGCGGTACGCCTGCTGGCGGCGGTGGAGCGGGCCTTTGGCATACACCTGCCGCTGGCGGACCTGTTCGCCCATTCCAGCGTGGCGCGGCTGGCCAGCCGCATCGATGACTCGGCGCGGGGCTCGGACTGGCACCCGGTGGTTGCCATTCACGCCACAGGCGGCCTGACCCCCATGGTCTGCTTTCACCCGGTGGGTGGTAACGTGCTCTGCTATCAAGGCCTGGCCCAGGCCCTGGGCCCGGAGCGGCCGCTGTACATGGTCCAGTCCTACGGTCTGGAGGCCCATCAACCGCTGCTGGCGAGTGTGGAGGAGATGGCCGCGGCCTATCTGCGGGCCTTGCGCGAGGTCCTGCCCGGCGGCCCCCTGATCTTTGCCGGTTGGAGCTTTGGCGGCCTGCTCGCCTACGAGGCGGCCTACCAATGGCAGCGCAGCGGTCAGCAAACCAGCGATGTGCTGCTGTTTGATGCCGTGGCGGTCGCCGACCCGGTGCGCGATCTGTTGCGTCAGGATGAGGCGGAGTACCTGGCCATACTGTTCGAGGAACTCGACCTGGTGAAGGCGGAGGAGTTACGACCGCTGAGCCCGACCGAGCGCCTGGATCTCATCCTGGAACGCGGCCAGGGCACGGACTTCCTGCCTGAAGGCATGGATCGAGCCGGTATGCGACGTCTGTTGACGCTGTTCCAGAACAACGGCCTGGCGGCGGTACGCTACCAGCCACGCGGCCTGGAGGGACGCCTGCTGCTGGTGCGCCCAAGGCTATCCTCGCGCCAGGCACCCGGTGTCCCGGGGGATGACTACAGCGGTTGGCAGGGGCTGGCAAGCGGAGGGGTCTGCCTGCGCTGGATGGACGGCTCGCACGGACAGATGATGGAACAGCCCTACGTGCAACAACTGGCCGGGCTGATCAATGAGCACCTTAGGGAATTACGGTGA
- a CDS encoding lytic murein transglycosylase yields the protein MQRSEIRGDPLHLRAGARSSQDDAIQTPRPLRSSAPSASLNLSTTLATGLCLLSLFSANLYADFDLPKPNANKNPDSSFETWLKHKLWPDAQARGISPQTFAAATRGLEPDWSLPDLIKPGQAEPDSKGQTEFGNPSAYFKPGNINFLLSKVKSLEQRWDKTFSQIEQRYGVPRHIILAIWGRETAFGQAKLPHDAIRALATLGYAGARKEEFYPELLAALQILQQGHIGRDGLKSSWAGALGHPQFMPSKFLEFAVDFDGDGKRDIWNSVPDSLASIANFLKQHGWNPQRDWGQEALIPASVGCHLEGPDQGQPGVAWRRLGIQTRLPEDQGAGQFFLLMPAGRYGPGFLVSENFYVLKDYNESDLYALFIGHLADRMQGGQPFEQLWQDVQGLKRRDVRRMQERLIQLGHDVGGADGLVGFKTRRSIGRWQQSQGLKPSCWPDRELVKRLQ from the coding sequence ATGCAGCGAAGCGAAATCCGGGGTGACCCTTTGCACCTCCGAGCGGGTGCTCGGAGCTCCCAGGATGATGCAATACAAACTCCGCGTCCTCTGCGCTCCTCCGCGCCCTCTGCGTCCTTAAATCTCAGCACAACCCTGGCCACCGGGCTTTGCCTGCTCAGCCTGTTCAGTGCCAACCTTTATGCAGACTTCGACTTGCCCAAGCCTAATGCCAACAAGAATCCAGACAGCAGCTTCGAAACCTGGCTCAAACACAAACTCTGGCCCGACGCCCAGGCCCGTGGCATCAGCCCGCAGACCTTCGCCGCCGCCACTCGTGGTCTAGAACCTGACTGGAGCCTGCCGGACCTGATCAAGCCCGGCCAGGCCGAGCCAGACAGCAAGGGCCAGACCGAGTTCGGCAACCCCTCCGCCTACTTCAAACCGGGCAACATCAACTTTCTGCTGAGCAAGGTCAAATCCCTGGAACAACGCTGGGACAAGACCTTCAGCCAGATCGAACAGCGCTACGGCGTGCCGCGCCACATCATCCTCGCCATCTGGGGGCGGGAGACCGCCTTCGGCCAAGCCAAGCTGCCCCACGATGCCATCCGCGCCCTGGCCACCCTCGGCTACGCCGGTGCACGCAAGGAGGAGTTCTACCCGGAATTGCTCGCCGCCCTGCAAATCCTCCAGCAGGGCCACATCGGCCGCGATGGTCTGAAAAGCTCCTGGGCCGGTGCCCTTGGCCACCCCCAGTTCATGCCCTCCAAATTCCTCGAATTTGCCGTGGATTTTGACGGCGATGGCAAGCGCGACATCTGGAACTCGGTGCCCGATAGCCTGGCCTCCATCGCCAATTTCCTCAAGCAACACGGCTGGAATCCCCAGCGCGACTGGGGCCAAGAGGCGCTAATTCCCGCCTCCGTCGGCTGCCACCTGGAAGGGCCGGATCAGGGCCAGCCCGGAGTGGCCTGGCGCAGGCTTGGCATCCAAACCCGGCTGCCTGAGGATCAGGGGGCTGGGCAATTCTTTCTGCTCATGCCCGCCGGCCGCTACGGCCCCGGCTTTCTCGTCAGCGAGAACTTCTATGTGCTCAAGGACTACAACGAATCTGACCTCTACGCCCTGTTCATCGGCCACCTGGCCGACCGCATGCAGGGCGGCCAGCCCTTTGAGCAACTCTGGCAGGACGTGCAGGGCCTCAAACGCCGCGATGTGCGCCGGATGCAGGAGCGGCTGATCCAACTCGGCCACGACGTCGGCGGCGCCGATGGCCTGGTCGGCTTCAAAACCCGCCGCTCCATCGGCCGCTGGCAACAAAGCCAAGGCCTCAAACCCAGCTGCTGGCCGGATCGGGAGTTGGTCAAGCGGCTCCAATGA
- a CDS encoding adenylate/guanylate cyclase domain-containing protein, giving the protein MSRALSPEAWQRRRRIGLVVLLGVLLALPLLPGVERFDLLLLDWQFQLKRQISPDQRDADVVLIGIDEQTYESFPEPFALWHPHLGEMFQALALVGPKVVGLDLALPDRSYNSLAPGYDQKLLQGLLAMRQVASVVLGITIDQNGNTRKVHSPFLSLVGNQGQAFVLWKLDPDRVVRRFTPMLGAAQRPLPTLVSRMAGHLGLEANAGLIDYSQGRALDYVPLQQMLDWYRQGEGDRLRRTFADKVVLLGSVLPFEDRHYQPVNLAAWEEHNNHFVPGVLIHAQALRNLLLDGFIQPLPQVLAHLLLLLLALLWWPAATPRAALLLGLAFTPGLLLVQYGLLGQGHFLPAGQLLLGLLLVLAGRQGVELWMQIAERSRLKELFKGYVSPQVLQEILSGRLEPGVSGKQQYACVMFSDIRNFTTLSEKMPPTQLVAFLNRYLGEMASAIQNHDGTVDKFIGDGIMAVFGAPQPTAVPARNAMAAAEEKLERLRRLNQAFAEEGLPQLKIGIGLHLGEVIVGNIGSAERNDYTAIGDVVNTASRLEGLTKQTGYPVVVSAAVYQALMPTEGFDDLGEIPVKGRSPVAIYGWPAVPGGPPSPVVI; this is encoded by the coding sequence ATGAGCCGGGCGCTATCCCCAGAGGCCTGGCAAAGGCGCAGACGGATAGGCCTTGTCGTGCTGCTGGGGGTGCTGCTGGCGTTGCCCCTGCTGCCCGGAGTGGAGCGTTTCGACCTGCTGCTGCTCGATTGGCAGTTCCAGCTGAAGCGCCAGATCAGCCCGGATCAACGGGATGCCGATGTGGTGCTCATCGGCATCGATGAGCAGACCTACGAGAGCTTCCCCGAGCCCTTTGCCCTCTGGCACCCGCATCTGGGCGAGATGTTCCAGGCCTTGGCCCTGGTTGGCCCTAAGGTGGTGGGGTTGGATCTGGCCCTGCCGGACCGCTCCTACAATAGTCTCGCCCCAGGCTATGATCAGAAGCTGCTGCAGGGCCTGCTGGCCATGCGCCAGGTGGCCTCGGTGGTGCTGGGCATCACCATTGATCAAAACGGCAATACGCGCAAGGTGCACTCCCCCTTTCTGTCGCTGGTGGGTAACCAGGGGCAGGCCTTTGTCCTGTGGAAGCTGGACCCGGACCGGGTGGTACGCCGTTTCACCCCCATGTTGGGCGCGGCACAGCGGCCCCTGCCGACCCTGGTCAGCCGTATGGCCGGACACCTGGGGCTGGAGGCCAACGCGGGGCTGATCGACTACAGCCAGGGCCGGGCGCTGGACTATGTGCCCCTGCAACAGATGCTGGACTGGTACCGGCAAGGGGAGGGCGATCGCCTGCGCCGGACCTTTGCCGACAAGGTGGTGCTGCTGGGCAGCGTATTGCCGTTTGAGGATCGGCACTATCAACCGGTCAATCTGGCCGCCTGGGAGGAACACAACAACCACTTCGTGCCTGGGGTGCTGATCCATGCCCAGGCCCTGCGCAACCTGCTGTTGGATGGCTTCATTCAACCCCTGCCACAGGTGTTGGCGCATCTGCTGTTGCTCCTGCTGGCCTTGCTCTGGTGGCCTGCGGCCACGCCGCGAGCGGCCCTGCTGCTGGGCCTTGCCTTCACCCCTGGTCTGTTGCTGGTCCAGTATGGCCTGCTCGGCCAGGGGCATTTCCTGCCCGCAGGCCAGTTGCTGCTGGGCCTTCTACTGGTGCTGGCCGGGCGGCAGGGGGTTGAGCTCTGGATGCAGATCGCCGAACGCAGCCGCCTCAAGGAGTTGTTCAAGGGCTATGTCAGCCCGCAGGTGCTGCAAGAGATCCTCAGCGGACGGCTGGAGCCTGGGGTGTCCGGCAAGCAGCAGTATGCCTGCGTGATGTTCTCCGATATCCGCAATTTCACCACCCTGAGCGAGAAGATGCCGCCGACCCAGCTGGTGGCCTTTCTCAACCGCTATCTGGGCGAGATGGCCAGCGCCATCCAGAACCACGACGGCACGGTGGACAAGTTCATCGGCGATGGCATCATGGCGGTATTCGGTGCCCCCCAGCCCACCGCCGTACCGGCGCGCAACGCCATGGCCGCCGCCGAGGAGAAGCTGGAGCGCTTGCGGCGTCTGAATCAGGCCTTTGCCGAGGAAGGGCTGCCGCAGCTGAAGATCGGCATCGGCCTGCATCTGGGCGAGGTGATCGTGGGAAATATCGGCTCGGCCGAGCGAAATGACTATACTGCCATCGGTGATGTGGTAAACACCGCCAGCCGTCTGGAAGGGCTGACCAAACAGACCGGCTACCCGGTAGTGGTGTCGGCGGCGGTGTATCAGGCCCTGATGCCCACCGAAGGCTTTGATGACCTGGGTGAGATCCCGGTCAAGGGGCGCTCGCCGGTGGCCATCTACGGCTGGCCGGCGGTGCCGGGCGGGCCGCCGTCGCCGGTGGTGATTTGA
- a CDS encoding caspase family protein codes for MNRSMVFAAALGLSVAAVPQQALAGSGSRALIGGLVGAAIGTAIINSQNKKKRSSSRRSSSRAAAPRVDQEAVKVQKALASAGYYSGPMDGKLDSYATKSGIMQFQQRYNMVPTGILTPDVVGILTYQAELADLGGYLAYAGYEQRGTKKRLQAALKVEGFYTGRIDGAIGPGSRRAISSYQQARGMIATGAFSPDQENALIAEAAQKLAQQKAQTDQQLLQIAQRSAPPQYQAQQQPVYPVQPGQQPQYQPQYQPQPQQQPYPQAQYPTQPAYQPQPPQPQVQPVTPIYQAAAPGPQPQIAAANGLRAAGTVPVALTEPVEGAERPNLYILSIGVSKYSDKGYNLNFADEDAEAVARAFKSQQGKLYERVETRLLTNSLADRDNILDGLEWLIRETTQRDLAVIFVAGHGTKDGGGQYYFMPHDTDMDSLRRTGVKWYEFQDTLDRLPGTRWLLADTCHAGSITGKRGLTRDASDITDALRDLRKVEGGVVVMSAATGRESSVENPEWGHGAFTKALIEGMEEMKANYNGDHRIDLKELDLYVTSRVKELTGGRQHPMTEIPQVVPDFPIAITR; via the coding sequence ATGAACAGAAGCATGGTCTTTGCCGCCGCCTTGGGCCTTTCGGTAGCGGCGGTCCCGCAACAGGCGCTGGCCGGCAGCGGCTCCCGTGCCTTGATTGGTGGCCTGGTGGGTGCCGCCATCGGCACCGCCATCATCAACTCGCAGAACAAGAAGAAGCGCAGCAGCAGCCGACGCAGCAGCAGTCGCGCCGCAGCCCCCAGGGTCGATCAGGAAGCGGTCAAGGTGCAAAAGGCCCTGGCCTCCGCCGGTTATTACTCCGGCCCCATGGACGGCAAGCTGGACTCCTACGCCACCAAGTCCGGCATCATGCAATTCCAGCAGCGCTATAACATGGTGCCCACCGGCATCCTCACCCCGGATGTGGTCGGTATTCTGACTTATCAGGCGGAGCTGGCCGATCTGGGCGGTTACCTGGCCTATGCCGGCTATGAACAACGGGGTACCAAAAAGCGCCTGCAGGCGGCCCTCAAGGTGGAGGGCTTTTATACCGGCCGCATCGACGGTGCCATTGGTCCAGGCAGCCGACGTGCCATCAGTTCCTATCAGCAGGCGCGGGGGATGATCGCCACCGGTGCCTTCTCCCCGGATCAGGAGAACGCCTTGATCGCCGAGGCGGCGCAAAAACTGGCCCAGCAAAAGGCGCAGACCGATCAGCAATTGCTGCAAATTGCCCAGCGCAGCGCGCCACCCCAGTATCAGGCCCAGCAGCAGCCGGTTTATCCGGTTCAACCGGGCCAGCAGCCCCAGTATCAGCCGCAGTATCAGCCGCAGCCCCAGCAACAGCCCTATCCTCAGGCGCAATATCCGACCCAGCCCGCCTATCAGCCGCAGCCGCCACAACCTCAGGTGCAGCCGGTCACCCCCATCTATCAGGCGGCGGCCCCTGGGCCGCAACCGCAGATCGCCGCTGCCAATGGCCTGCGCGCCGCAGGCACGGTGCCCGTGGCCTTGACCGAGCCGGTCGAGGGCGCGGAAAGGCCCAATCTCTACATCCTGTCCATCGGCGTATCCAAGTATTCGGACAAGGGCTACAACCTCAACTTTGCCGACGAGGATGCCGAGGCCGTGGCACGCGCCTTCAAGTCCCAGCAGGGCAAGCTGTATGAACGGGTGGAGACCCGCCTGCTGACCAACAGTCTGGCCGACCGCGACAATATCCTGGATGGTCTGGAATGGCTCATCCGGGAAACCACCCAGCGTGATCTGGCGGTGATCTTCGTTGCCGGCCACGGCACCAAGGATGGCGGTGGCCAATATTACTTCATGCCCCATGATACCGACATGGACAGCCTGCGCCGCACCGGGGTCAAGTGGTATGAGTTCCAGGACACCCTGGACCGTCTGCCCGGTACCCGCTGGCTGCTGGCCGATACCTGTCATGCCGGCAGCATCACCGGCAAGCGTGGCCTGACCCGTGACGCCAGCGACATCACCGATGCCCTGCGTGACCTGCGCAAGGTGGAGGGCGGCGTGGTGGTCATGTCCGCCGCCACCGGTCGTGAGTCCAGCGTGGAGAACCCGGAATGGGGTCACGGGGCCTTCACCAAGGCGCTGATCGAGGGCATGGAGGAGATGAAGGCCAACTACAACGGTGACCACCGCATCGACCTCAAGGAGCTGGATCTCTACGTCACCAGCCGGGTGAAGGAACTGACCGGAGGCCGCCAGCACCCGATGACCGAGATCCCCCAGGTGGTACCGGACTTCCCCATCGCCATCACCCGATAG
- a CDS encoding rubrerythrin: MELKGSKTEQHLKDAFAGESQANRRYLYFANKADVEGYADVASLFRSTAEGETGHAHGHLEYLEECGDPATGLPFGATSDNLKTAVAGETHEYTDMYPGMAKDARDEGFDEIADWFETLAKAERSHANRYQKALDQLDA; encoded by the coding sequence ATGGAACTGAAAGGCAGCAAGACTGAACAACACCTGAAAGATGCGTTTGCCGGTGAATCCCAGGCCAACCGTCGTTACCTCTACTTCGCCAACAAGGCCGACGTAGAAGGCTATGCAGACGTGGCAAGCCTGTTCCGTTCCACCGCTGAAGGTGAAACCGGCCACGCCCATGGCCACCTGGAATACCTGGAAGAATGCGGCGATCCGGCCACTGGCCTGCCCTTTGGCGCCACTTCCGACAACCTCAAGACCGCCGTTGCCGGTGAAACCCACGAGTACACCGACATGTATCCGGGCATGGCCAAGGATGCCCGCGACGAAGGTTTCGACGAAATCGCCGACTGGTTTGAAACCCTGGCCAAGGCCGAGCGGTCTCACGCCAATCGCTACCAGAAGGCCCTGGATCAGCTCGACGCCTGA
- a CDS encoding Fe-S oxidoreductase, translated as MAVREGNLEAPTRHALDWKNPEFYNEESLYHELERVFDICHGCRRCISLCQSFPTLFDLVDESETMEVDGVVKADYWKVVDHCYLCDLCYMTKCPYVPPHEWNLDFPHLMLRAKAVKFKKGEVKLRDKILTSTVEVGNFAGIPVLSNVINAVNKMGPARKVLESVLEVSAEAKLPEFQSNTLKKRLANHSSRNQAQPAAGTTGKVALFATCYMNRNEPGPGEDLVAVFEHNGIPVVLANDSKCCGMPKLELGDLESVEQAKKVNIPLLAALVDQGYDLTALIPSCVLMFKQELPLMYPKDPQVQKVKEAFYDPFEYLMLRHKEGKLNTEFKQPLGKVSYQAACHQRVQNIGQKTRETLALIPDTQVEIIERCSGHDGTYAVKKEYHEFAVKIGKPVASRVEKFAPDHFGSDCAMAGHHIEEIMGGGKPAEHPISLLRKAYRI; from the coding sequence ATGGCCGTAAGAGAAGGTAATCTGGAGGCGCCCACCCGTCACGCCCTCGACTGGAAGAACCCCGAGTTCTACAACGAGGAGTCCCTGTACCACGAGCTGGAACGGGTGTTTGACATCTGCCACGGTTGCCGTCGTTGCATCAGCCTGTGCCAGTCCTTCCCCACCCTGTTTGATCTGGTGGACGAGTCCGAAACCATGGAAGTGGACGGGGTGGTCAAGGCCGACTACTGGAAGGTGGTGGATCACTGCTATCTCTGTGACCTTTGCTACATGACCAAGTGTCCCTATGTGCCGCCGCACGAGTGGAACCTGGATTTCCCCCACCTGATGCTGCGCGCCAAGGCGGTGAAGTTCAAGAAGGGCGAGGTCAAGCTGCGCGACAAGATTCTCACCAGCACGGTGGAAGTGGGCAACTTCGCCGGTATTCCCGTGCTGTCCAACGTCATCAACGCGGTGAACAAGATGGGTCCGGCGCGCAAGGTGCTGGAATCCGTGCTGGAAGTCAGCGCCGAGGCCAAGCTGCCCGAGTTTCAGAGCAACACCCTGAAGAAGCGTCTGGCCAACCACAGCAGCCGCAATCAGGCCCAGCCCGCCGCAGGCACCACCGGCAAGGTGGCCCTGTTCGCCACCTGCTACATGAACCGCAACGAGCCCGGCCCCGGTGAAGACCTGGTGGCGGTGTTCGAGCACAACGGCATCCCGGTGGTGCTGGCCAACGACTCCAAGTGCTGCGGCATGCCCAAGCTGGAGCTGGGGGATCTGGAATCCGTCGAGCAGGCGAAGAAGGTCAACATCCCGCTGCTGGCGGCGCTGGTGGATCAAGGTTACGACCTGACTGCGCTGATCCCCTCCTGCGTGCTCATGTTCAAGCAGGAACTGCCCTTGATGTACCCCAAGGATCCTCAGGTGCAGAAGGTCAAGGAGGCGTTTTACGATCCCTTTGAATATCTGATGCTGCGCCACAAGGAAGGCAAGCTGAACACTGAGTTCAAGCAGCCCCTGGGCAAGGTCAGCTACCAAGCCGCCTGTCATCAGCGGGTGCAGAACATCGGCCAGAAGACCCGCGAGACCCTGGCGCTGATCCCCGACACCCAGGTGGAGATCATAGAGCGCTGCTCTGGCCACGACGGCACCTATGCGGTGAAGAAGGAATACCATGAATTTGCCGTGAAGATCGGTAAGCCGGTGGCCAGTCGGGTGGAAAAGTTTGCCCCGGATCACTTCGGTAGCGACTGCGCCATGGCCGGTCACCACATCGAAGAGATCATGGGGGGCGGCAAGCCCGCTGAACACCCCATCAGCCTGCTGCGCAAGGCCTACCGGATCTAG
- a CDS encoding Uma2 family endonuclease: protein MGEPARQLEDLYAQLVALPEGQVGEIYNGRLIANPRPAGGHALAYSVLGADLLVPFQRGRGGPGGWWIIDEPELHLIRDIEVLVPDIAGWRKERMPQLPRGHRFEVVPDWVCEILSPASQRRDRAEKMAIYARHGVGWLWLLDPNYRTLETYQLQDKHWLNLANYAGNDKVRAAPFDAIQLELGDLWLEPEDPDNKDAEDAE, encoded by the coding sequence ATGGGCGAGCCGGCCCGGCAACTGGAGGATCTCTACGCTCAGCTTGTGGCCCTGCCGGAGGGGCAGGTGGGTGAGATCTACAATGGCCGCCTGATCGCCAACCCTCGGCCCGCAGGGGGGCATGCGCTGGCCTATTCGGTGCTGGGAGCTGACCTGCTGGTGCCATTCCAGCGCGGTCGCGGCGGGCCGGGTGGATGGTGGATCATCGACGAACCCGAGCTGCACCTGATCCGTGATATCGAGGTGCTGGTGCCGGACATCGCCGGCTGGCGCAAGGAGCGCATGCCCCAATTGCCCCGTGGCCACCGCTTTGAGGTGGTGCCGGATTGGGTCTGCGAGATTCTTTCACCGGCCAGCCAGCGGCGCGACCGGGCAGAGAAGATGGCCATCTACGCCCGCCACGGGGTGGGCTGGCTCTGGCTGCTGGACCCCAATTACCGCACCCTGGAGACCTACCAGCTGCAGGACAAGCACTGGCTGAACCTGGCCAACTATGCCGGTAACGACAAGGTCAGGGCAGCGCCCTTTGACGCCATCCAGCTGGAGCTGGGCGACCTCTGGCTGGAGCCGGAAGACCCTGACAATAAGGACGCAGAGGACGCCGAGTAG